From Staphylococcus delphini, one genomic window encodes:
- the putP gene encoding sodium/proline symporter PutP, translated as MVLFGSTLSSQVNLDWQTYIMIAIYFIILLGIGYYGYKQATSNLSEYMLGGRNIGPWVTALSAGASDMSGWMIMGLPGEVYSTGLSAVWITIGLTLGAYINYLVVAPRLRAHTEIAGDAITLPDFFKNRLDDQSNLIKIISGLIIVVFFTLYTHAGLVSGGKLFDSAFGLDYHVGLILIAAIVILYTFFGGYLAVSITDFFQGVIMLVAMVMVPIVVMLKLNGLDTFHTIAEMKPTNLDLFKGTTVIGIISFFAWGLGYFGQPHILVRFMSIRTVKLFPLTRRIGITWMIVGLLGAVLVGLLGIAFVPAQGVQIQDPETLFILMSQLLFHPLVGGFLLAAILAAIMSTISSQLLVTSSSLTEDFYKLIRGDKANAAAHEKEFVLVGRISVMIVAVAAIAIAWTPNNTILNLVGNAWAGFGAAFGPLVILSLYWKGLSRTGAISGMVAGALTVILWIVFAHPYGDVNDFFNLYEIVPGFIVSLIVTVLVSNMTQKPGAFVEDDLNQVVKQLNDAKSKN; from the coding sequence ATGGTTTTATTTGGTTCTACTTTGTCCAGTCAAGTGAATCTCGATTGGCAAACGTATATTATGATTGCCATTTATTTCATTATCTTACTCGGCATTGGTTACTATGGCTATAAACAAGCAACGAGTAACTTGAGTGAGTATATGTTAGGTGGCCGTAACATTGGCCCATGGGTAACCGCCCTCTCTGCAGGTGCTTCTGATATGAGCGGTTGGATGATTATGGGATTACCTGGTGAAGTGTATTCAACTGGGCTATCTGCCGTATGGATTACGATTGGTCTAACACTCGGTGCTTACATTAACTATTTAGTTGTCGCACCAAGACTTCGTGCACATACAGAAATTGCCGGTGATGCGATTACGTTACCAGATTTCTTTAAAAACCGTTTAGATGATCAATCGAATTTAATTAAAATTATTTCCGGCTTGATCATTGTCGTATTCTTTACATTGTATACGCATGCGGGTTTAGTATCGGGTGGTAAGTTATTCGACAGTGCATTCGGACTAGACTATCATGTCGGATTAATTTTAATTGCGGCGATCGTGATTCTCTACACGTTTTTCGGTGGGTATCTTGCTGTTTCGATCACTGACTTTTTTCAAGGGGTAATTATGTTAGTGGCAATGGTCATGGTACCTATTGTTGTGATGTTAAAGTTAAATGGTTTAGACACATTCCATACGATTGCAGAAATGAAACCGACTAATTTAGATTTATTTAAAGGGACAACTGTGATTGGGATTATTTCATTCTTTGCTTGGGGACTCGGTTATTTTGGCCAACCTCACATTCTTGTGCGTTTCATGTCGATTCGTACTGTGAAATTATTCCCGCTTACACGTCGTATTGGGATTACGTGGATGATTGTCGGATTGTTAGGCGCTGTGTTAGTCGGACTACTCGGTATTGCGTTCGTTCCGGCACAAGGCGTTCAAATTCAAGACCCAGAAACATTATTTATTTTAATGAGTCAATTGCTGTTCCATCCATTAGTTGGTGGTTTCTTGCTCGCAGCGATTTTAGCAGCGATTATGAGCACTATTTCTTCTCAATTACTCGTCACGTCTAGTTCATTAACAGAAGACTTTTACAAACTGATTCGTGGTGACAAAGCCAATGCCGCTGCACATGAGAAAGAATTTGTATTAGTCGGACGTATTTCTGTAATGATCGTAGCGGTTGCTGCTATTGCCATTGCTTGGACACCGAACAACACGATTTTAAACTTAGTCGGTAATGCATGGGCAGGTTTCGGTGCGGCTTTTGGTCCATTAGTCATTCTTTCATTGTATTGGAAAGGATTATCACGTACAGGTGCAATAAGCGGGATGGTGGCTGGTGCGTTAACCGTGATTTTGTGGATTGTATTTGCGCATCCATACGGTGACGTGAACGATTTCTTTAACTTATACGAAATTGTTCCGGGCTTTATCGTGAGTTTAATCGTTACTGTCCTTGTTTCAAATATGACACAAAAACCGGGTGCCTTTGTAGAAGACGATTTGAATCAAGTCGTCAAGCAATTGAATGACGCAAAATCAAAAAATTAA
- the ligA gene encoding NAD-dependent DNA ligase LigA, with translation MSSIAQRVETLHKLLHQYNYEYHVQDNPSVPDSEYDKLLHELIDIETKHPELKTSDSPTVRVGGEAQSSFEKVNHDTPMLSLSNAFNEADLRKFDQRVRDAVGEVEYMCELKIDGLAVSLKYVDGKLVQGLTRGDGTTGEDITENLKTIYAIPLTLDKKISFEVRGEAYMPRQSFLKLNEAKVARDEQPFANPRNAAAGSLRQLDSKLAAARKLDIFLYSINDFTELDASSQSEALDELDELGFKTNHEREKVKTIDEVLEYIEKWTKQREQLPYDIDGIVIKVNHLEHQEEMGFTQKSPRWAIAYKFPAEEVITELLDIELSIGRTGVVTPTAILEPVRVAGTTVSRASLHNEDLIHDKDIRIGDSVVIKKAGDIIPEVVRVILDRRPEDAETYHMPTHCPSCDHELVRIEGEVALRCINPKCQAQLVEGLIHFVSRQAMNIDGLGTKIIEQLYTHALIKDVADIFYLTKEDLLPLERMGEKKAQKLIDAIETSKARSLENLLFGLGIRHLGVKASQVLAEKYETMDRLLTVTEDELVEIYDVGEKLAQSLVTYLENEDIRALIEKLKSKGVNMTFKGQKLSQIKGHPEFAGKTIVLTGKLQQMTRNEASNWLKLQGAKVTSSVTKSTDLVIAGEDAGSKLTKAESLGTMIWTEQDFIDKQNEINE, from the coding sequence ATGTCATCTATAGCTCAACGTGTTGAAACATTACACAAATTATTGCACCAATACAACTATGAATACCACGTTCAAGACAATCCCAGTGTGCCAGATAGTGAATACGACAAATTATTACACGAATTGATTGATATTGAGACAAAACATCCTGAACTGAAAACTTCGGATTCGCCTACTGTACGTGTAGGGGGAGAGGCGCAGTCATCGTTTGAAAAGGTCAATCATGATACCCCGATGTTAAGCTTATCTAACGCATTTAATGAAGCGGATTTAAGAAAGTTCGATCAACGTGTACGCGATGCAGTCGGTGAAGTTGAATATATGTGTGAATTGAAAATTGATGGTTTAGCCGTATCATTAAAATATGTCGACGGCAAGCTCGTTCAAGGCTTAACACGCGGTGACGGCACAACAGGTGAAGACATTACTGAAAATTTAAAGACGATTTATGCGATTCCGCTTACTTTAGACAAAAAGATTTCGTTTGAAGTACGTGGTGAAGCTTACATGCCGCGTCAATCATTTTTAAAGTTGAATGAGGCGAAAGTAGCACGTGATGAACAACCGTTTGCTAATCCGAGAAATGCTGCTGCAGGGTCGTTACGTCAACTCGATTCAAAACTTGCAGCAGCTCGAAAATTGGACATCTTTTTGTACAGTATTAATGACTTCACAGAACTTGATGCGTCATCTCAAAGTGAAGCATTAGATGAACTGGATGAACTCGGTTTTAAAACGAACCACGAGCGTGAAAAAGTGAAAACGATTGATGAAGTGCTTGAATATATTGAAAAATGGACTAAACAGCGTGAACAATTGCCTTATGATATTGATGGCATTGTTATTAAAGTGAATCATCTCGAGCACCAAGAGGAGATGGGATTTACGCAAAAATCACCAAGATGGGCGATTGCATACAAGTTTCCAGCTGAAGAAGTCATCACAGAACTGCTAGATATTGAGTTAAGTATTGGCCGTACAGGCGTGGTGACACCGACTGCGATACTCGAACCCGTACGTGTGGCAGGCACAACCGTTTCTCGAGCGTCGTTACACAATGAAGACTTAATTCATGACAAAGATATTCGTATTGGTGATAGTGTCGTCATTAAAAAAGCAGGAGACATTATTCCGGAAGTCGTGCGTGTCATTTTAGATCGTCGACCAGAAGATGCCGAGACGTATCACATGCCGACACATTGTCCAAGCTGTGATCATGAACTTGTACGGATTGAAGGCGAAGTGGCATTACGCTGTATTAACCCGAAATGTCAGGCACAGCTCGTTGAAGGTTTAATTCATTTCGTATCTCGACAAGCGATGAATATTGACGGCTTAGGTACGAAAATAATTGAACAATTGTATACGCACGCGTTGATTAAAGATGTAGCTGACATTTTCTACCTAACGAAAGAAGACTTATTGCCGTTAGAACGTATGGGTGAAAAGAAAGCACAAAAATTAATTGATGCCATTGAAACTTCCAAAGCACGCTCCCTTGAAAACTTGTTGTTTGGACTGGGCATTCGTCATTTAGGTGTGAAAGCAAGTCAAGTGTTAGCAGAAAAATACGAAACGATGGACCGCTTGCTCACTGTCACTGAAGATGAATTAGTTGAAATTTATGACGTCGGTGAAAAGTTAGCGCAATCGTTAGTGACATATTTAGAAAATGAAGACATTCGTGCACTGATTGAAAAGTTAAAATCAAAAGGTGTTAATATGACGTTTAAAGGACAAAAATTATCGCAAATTAAAGGTCATCCAGAGTTTGCGGGTAAAACGATTGTCTTAACGGGTAAACTTCAACAGATGACACGTAATGAGGCATCGAATTGGCTGAAATTACAAGGTGCAAAAGTGACAAGTAGCGTAACGAAGTCCACAGATCTTGTCATTGCAGGTGAAGATGCAGGTTCAAAATTAACAAAAGCGGAATCACTTGGTACAATGATTTGGACAGAACAAGATTTTATTGATAAGCAAAATGAAATTAATGAGTAA
- the pcrA gene encoding DNA helicase PcrA, producing MNPLVANMNKEQSEAVRTTEGPLLIMAGAGSGKTRVLTHRIAYLLDEKDVSPYNILAITFTNKAAKEMKERVQALVGEEAEVIWMSTFHSMCVRILRRDADRIGIERNFTIIDPTDQKSVIKDVLKRENIDPKKYEPKIFIGEISKLKNDLLTPAKAEAEADDFYSRMVATVYKGYQQQLVRNQALDFDDLIMTTIRLFERVPDVLDFYQNKFQYIHVDEYQDTNTAQYTLVNMLAQKFKNLCVVGDSDQSIYGWRGANIHNILSFEKDYPNARTIFLEQNYRSTKTILQAANEVIRHNTERKPKGLWTANQQGEKIHYYEAMSERDETEYVVREIFKQQKKGKRYKDMAVLYRTNAQSRVLEETFLKSTIPYVMVGGQKFYDRKEIKDLLSYLRLIANSADDISLQRIINVPKRGIGPSSVEKIATYAADHELTMFDALAEVDFIGLSKKVTQAAAEFYQLMSNLMQEQEFLEVSEIVDEVLKKSGYREMLKREQSIESRSRLENIDEFMSVPVDYEKNTPLEEQSLINFLTDLSLVADVDEANLEDGVTLMTMHSAKGLEFPIVFIIGMEESIFPHIRAIQSENDHEMEEERRISYVAITRAEEELYLSHATSRTLFGRPQSNARSRFLNEIPEELLDLPERQHATTIGSKKRQSAKRGFSQRVVKNSTSSSTASNWKVGDKVMHKSWGEGMVSNVNDKNGSIELDIIFKSEGPKRLLAQFAPIEKKED from the coding sequence ATGAATCCACTCGTTGCAAATATGAATAAAGAACAGAGTGAAGCGGTGCGTACGACTGAGGGACCGCTTTTAATTATGGCAGGTGCAGGTTCTGGTAAAACGAGAGTACTCACGCATCGAATTGCCTATTTATTAGATGAAAAAGATGTATCTCCATACAATATATTAGCGATTACTTTTACAAATAAAGCGGCAAAGGAAATGAAAGAACGTGTGCAAGCACTAGTAGGTGAAGAGGCAGAAGTGATTTGGATGTCAACATTCCACTCTATGTGTGTGCGCATTTTACGACGTGACGCCGATCGAATTGGTATTGAACGCAACTTTACTATTATCGATCCAACCGACCAAAAGTCAGTCATTAAAGATGTTTTAAAACGAGAAAATATCGACCCGAAAAAGTATGAACCGAAAATTTTTATTGGAGAAATTAGTAAACTTAAAAACGATTTATTGACACCTGCCAAAGCTGAGGCAGAAGCAGATGATTTTTATTCACGCATGGTCGCTACGGTATACAAGGGCTATCAACAACAACTCGTTCGTAACCAAGCATTAGATTTCGATGATTTGATTATGACGACGATTCGATTGTTTGAACGTGTGCCGGACGTGTTAGATTTTTATCAAAACAAATTCCAATATATCCATGTAGATGAATATCAAGATACGAACACAGCGCAATATACATTGGTGAATATGTTAGCGCAAAAGTTTAAAAACCTATGTGTTGTAGGGGATTCAGACCAGTCTATTTACGGTTGGCGTGGCGCAAACATTCACAACATTTTATCGTTTGAAAAAGATTATCCGAATGCGCGTACCATCTTTTTAGAGCAAAACTATCGTTCGACAAAGACGATTTTACAAGCGGCTAACGAGGTCATTCGTCATAATACTGAACGTAAACCTAAAGGACTATGGACAGCAAACCAACAAGGTGAAAAAATTCATTATTATGAAGCGATGAGTGAGCGTGATGAAACTGAGTATGTCGTGAGAGAAATTTTTAAACAGCAAAAAAAGGGTAAACGTTATAAAGATATGGCGGTACTGTATCGAACAAACGCCCAATCACGTGTGCTCGAGGAAACATTTTTGAAATCCACTATTCCTTATGTCATGGTCGGCGGGCAAAAGTTCTATGATCGTAAAGAGATTAAAGACTTACTCAGCTATTTGCGTTTAATTGCGAATAGTGCTGATGATATCAGTCTACAGCGTATTATTAACGTGCCAAAGCGTGGTATAGGACCGTCTTCAGTTGAAAAAATAGCAACCTATGCTGCAGATCATGAATTGACGATGTTTGATGCATTGGCAGAAGTCGACTTTATCGGGTTATCAAAAAAGGTAACACAAGCGGCGGCAGAATTTTATCAATTGATGTCAAACTTAATGCAAGAACAAGAATTTCTAGAGGTTTCAGAAATTGTTGATGAAGTACTCAAAAAATCAGGGTATCGTGAAATGTTAAAACGTGAACAATCAATAGAATCACGCAGCCGTTTAGAAAATATTGATGAATTTATGTCCGTACCTGTCGATTATGAAAAGAATACCCCTTTAGAGGAGCAGTCGCTAATTAATTTCTTAACGGATTTATCATTAGTAGCGGATGTCGATGAAGCGAACTTAGAAGATGGTGTGACGTTAATGACGATGCACTCAGCAAAAGGGCTAGAGTTTCCAATTGTGTTTATTATCGGTATGGAAGAATCCATTTTCCCACACATTCGCGCAATTCAAAGTGAGAATGACCACGAAATGGAAGAAGAACGACGTATTAGTTATGTGGCCATTACGCGTGCTGAAGAAGAGCTTTACTTATCACATGCGACATCACGTACGCTGTTTGGTCGTCCGCAAAGCAATGCGCGTTCTCGTTTCTTAAATGAAATTCCAGAAGAACTACTTGATTTACCAGAACGTCAACACGCCACGACGATTGGTTCGAAAAAACGACAATCGGCGAAACGTGGCTTTAGTCAACGTGTCGTGAAGAATTCAACTTCATCATCAACAGCGTCAAATTGGAAAGTCGGCGATAAGGTAATGCATAAATCATGGGGTGAAGGCATGGTTTCGAACGTTAATGATAAAAATGGCTCAATCGAATTAGATATTATTTTCAAATCTGAAGGACCTAAACGTTTACTTGCTCAATTTGCGCCTATTGAAAAGAAGGAGGATTAA
- a CDS encoding CamS family sex pheromone protein, with protein MKKSIVLLLGLSLVLSACGPDEDESKSSKEKTEAQQRDHNKVKEIATDKNVQGTDYRTILPFKESQARGLIQENMANSYNGEDFEDGLLNISKEVYPTDEYLYQDGQYLDKDTIRAYLRPKYTKKELDKMSDKEKENKNATANLGLNPSVNGETDEEKIAKKSPAYLSNILEQDFYDNGDTKGEDIEGMTIGLAMNSVYYYQKEKYGETYHEKLDEKEVKKQGQQMAEEMLLRLRENEDLKDIPITFAIYIQSAQEDIIPGHFVTYATAEKKGSKLSDWHQIDQKTVLLPSSEASDLNENLNANFKDFNSALQSYFSNFTQAVGKAEFKNKKVQHLTVDLPIDYYGKAELIGITQYVTQLAEKDFKSVDQYEIHIKDGSQPRALIRKTKEEKSPQVHIYQN; from the coding sequence ATGAAAAAGTCAATAGTACTTCTTTTAGGTTTATCACTTGTATTATCAGCTTGTGGTCCAGATGAAGATGAATCAAAGTCCTCGAAAGAAAAAACAGAAGCGCAACAACGAGACCACAATAAAGTAAAAGAAATCGCAACAGATAAAAATGTGCAAGGAACAGATTATCGAACAATCTTGCCTTTTAAAGAAAGTCAGGCACGTGGATTAATTCAAGAAAATATGGCGAATAGCTATAACGGTGAAGATTTTGAAGATGGCTTGCTCAATATTAGTAAAGAAGTGTATCCGACTGATGAGTACTTGTATCAAGATGGTCAATATTTAGATAAAGACACGATCAGAGCTTACCTGCGTCCGAAATATACGAAAAAAGAACTTGATAAAATGAGCGACAAAGAAAAAGAAAATAAAAATGCGACAGCGAACTTAGGATTAAATCCATCTGTGAATGGTGAAACAGATGAAGAAAAAATCGCTAAAAAATCTCCTGCTTATTTATCGAATATTTTAGAACAAGACTTTTACGATAATGGTGACACTAAAGGCGAAGATATTGAAGGTATGACAATCGGTTTAGCGATGAATAGCGTGTATTACTATCAAAAAGAAAAGTATGGTGAAACGTATCACGAAAAACTCGATGAAAAAGAAGTGAAAAAACAAGGACAACAAATGGCTGAAGAAATGTTATTGCGTTTACGAGAAAATGAGGATTTAAAAGACATTCCAATTACCTTTGCGATATACATTCAGTCAGCACAAGAGGACATTATTCCGGGTCATTTTGTGACTTATGCGACAGCCGAGAAAAAAGGGTCTAAACTGTCAGACTGGCATCAAATCGACCAAAAGACGGTACTGTTACCGTCAAGTGAGGCATCAGATTTGAATGAAAATCTCAATGCGAACTTCAAAGACTTTAACAGTGCATTACAATCTTACTTCTCTAACTTTACACAAGCCGTTGGTAAAGCAGAGTTTAAAAACAAAAAAGTACAACATTTAACTGTTGATTTACCTATTGATTATTATGGTAAAGCGGAGTTGATCGGGATTACGCAATATGTGACACAGCTCGCTGAAAAAGATTTTAAATCTGTGGATCAATATGAGATTCATATTAAAGATGGAAGTCAGCCACGTGCGCTTATACGTAAAACGAAAGAAGAAAAATCACCACAAGTACACATTTATCAAAACTAA
- a CDS encoding heptaprenylglyceryl phosphate synthase, which yields MYDIKEWRHIFKLDPAKEISDADLEQICMSNTDAIMIGGTDDVTEDNVIQLMSRVRRYPLPLALEISNLESTMPGFDFYFVPTVLNSTDVTYHNGLLHSALKAYGHMIDFDEMVFEGYVVLNPESKVATKTCAQTTLDESDVVAYAQMAESFYRLPVLYLEYSGQYGNPEIVRAAKQSLHHTQLFYGGGIDGLDKAMAMAQIADTIIVGNVIYEDLKAALKTTKIKERT from the coding sequence ATGTATGATATCAAGGAATGGCGTCACATCTTTAAACTTGATCCTGCTAAAGAGATTTCAGACGCCGATTTAGAACAGATTTGTATGTCAAATACGGACGCCATTATGATTGGTGGCACAGATGATGTCACTGAAGATAATGTCATTCAGTTAATGAGTCGCGTCCGCCGTTATCCACTACCGTTAGCCTTAGAAATTTCAAATCTTGAGAGTACGATGCCAGGATTTGATTTTTATTTTGTGCCAACAGTGTTGAATAGTACTGATGTGACATACCATAATGGATTATTACATAGTGCGCTTAAAGCCTATGGACACATGATTGATTTTGATGAAATGGTGTTTGAAGGTTATGTCGTGTTGAATCCGGAAAGCAAGGTCGCAACAAAGACATGTGCACAAACCACATTAGATGAATCAGATGTTGTGGCATATGCGCAAATGGCTGAATCGTTTTATCGTTTGCCCGTTCTTTATTTAGAATACAGTGGGCAATATGGCAATCCTGAAATTGTCCGTGCAGCAAAACAATCGCTTCACCATACGCAATTGTTTTATGGTGGGGGAATTGATGGCTTAGATAAAGCGATGGCAATGGCACAAATAGCAGATACGATTATTGTAGGTAACGTCATTTATGAAGATTTAAAAGCAGCACTAAAAACGACGAAAATAAAGGAGAGAACATAA